Proteins encoded in a region of the Dryobates pubescens isolate bDryPub1 chromosome 14, bDryPub1.pri, whole genome shotgun sequence genome:
- the NAPRT gene encoding nicotinate phosphoribosyltransferase isoform X1 translates to MAALTDLYQLSMACGHWRSGRARLPASAELFFRRGPFGGAFALGAGLAQGLRGLRAFRFSAADIAYLRSVLPSTTEEAFFDYLATLDTSEVTVSAVPEGSVVFARVPFLQVKGPLLVVQLLETTLLCLINYASLVATNASRFRLLAGPDVKLMEMGLRRAQGPDGALSASKYSYIGGFDCTSNVLAGKLYGIPVRGTIAHSFIMSFTTLEEVQPRELAPLAGGEAVDLPSLAESWLRQVCELLQTPLEKTNRGELAAFVAYAVTFPRDFQGLLDTYCVRRSGLPNFCAVALALHQLGYQAIGVRLDSGDLSQQSKEIRQVLRACGAHFQVPWFETIPIAVSNDISEQSLEKFIEEGSEIDMIGIGTHLVTCPLQPSLGCVYKLVEVNGSPCLKLTEDEEKMTIPGTKTVYRLYDAAGHPFMDLMALEEEPSPRAGQELEIRVLGRLAETCKVVASAVEPLHRTYFKDGQLCEPLPSLPEVRTHAQVSLSLLNPAHRRLHDPQPYPVAMTERLHQLLTKLQEASQ, encoded by the exons ATGGCGGCGCTGACAGACCTGTACCAGCTCTCCATGGCCTGCGGGCACTGGCGCAGCGGCCGGGCCCGCCTGCCCGCCTCGGCTGAGCTCTTCTTCCGCCGCGGGCCCTTCGGCGGCGCCTTCGCGCTGGGCGCCGGCCTGGCGCAGGGGCTGCGCGGCCTCCGCGCCTTCCGCTTCTCGGCTGCCG ACATTGCCTACCTGCGCTCtgtcctgcccagcaccaccgaGGAGGCCTTCTTCGACTACCTGGCCACGCTGGACACCTCGGAGGTGACCGTCTCTGCTGTGCCTGAGGGCTCCGTCGTCTTTGCCAGG GTCCCATTCCTACAGGTGAAGGGGCCACTGCTGgtggtgcagctgctggagaccaccttgctgtgCCTGATCAACTATGCCAG cctAGTGGCCACCAATGCCTCCCGCTTCCGACTCCTTGCTGGTCCAGACGTGAAGCTGATGGAGATGGGGCTCCGTCGTGCCCAGGGGCCAGACGGCGCCCTCTCGGCCTCCAAGTACTCCTACATCGGGG GCTTTGACTGCACCAGCAACGTGCTGGCAGGGAAGCTGTACGGCATCCCGGTGCGCGGCACCATCGCCCACTCCTTCATCATGTCCTTCACCACGCTGGAGGAGGTGCAGCCCCGG GAGCTGGCGCCGCTGGCGGGAGGGGAAGCGGTGGACCTCCCCAGCTTGGCCGAGTCGTGGCTGCGGCAGGTGTGCGAGCTGCTCCAGACGCCCCTGGAGAAGACAAACCGGGGCGAGCTGGCCGCCTTCGTGGCCTACGCTGTCACCTTCCCACGAGActtccaggggctgctggaCACCTACTGTGTCAGGAG GAGTGGCTTGCCCAACTTCTGTGCTGTGGCACTGGCCCTGCACCAGCTGGGCTACCAGGCCATTGGCGTGCGGCTGGACAGCGGGGACCTGTCCCAGCAGTCCAAGGAGATCCGCCAGGTGCTGCGAGCCTGCGGCGCTCA CTTCCAGGTGCCCTGGTTTGAGACCATCCCCATTGCTGTCAGCAATGAcatcagtgagcagagcctggagaagttCATCGAGGAG GGGAGCGAGATCGACATGATCGGCATCGGGACGCACCTGGTGACGTGTCCCCTGCAGCCATCGCTGGGCTGTGTTTACAAG CTGGTGGAGGTCAATGGCTCACCGTGCCTGAAGCTCacagaagatgaggagaagatgaCAATCCCAGGGACCAAGACTGTCTATCGGCTCTATGACGCTGCTG GTCACCCCTTCATGGACCTCATGGCCTTGGAGGAGGAGCcttcccccagggcagggcaagagCTGGAGATCCGTGTCCTGGGGCGGCTTGCTGAGACCTGCAAGGTTGTGGCCAGCGCCGTGGAGCCCCTCCATCGCACGTACTTCAAGGATGGTCAG ctgtgtgaaccactgcccagcctgccagaGGTGAGGACCCACGCTCAggtgtccctcagcctgctcaaCCCTGCCCACCGCCGGCTCCATGACCCTCAGCCCTACCCA GTGGCCATGACAGAGAggctccaccagctcctcacCAAGCTGCAGGAGGCCAGCCAGTGA
- the NAPRT gene encoding nicotinate phosphoribosyltransferase isoform X2, with translation MAALTDLYQLSMACGHWRSGRARLPASAELFFRRGPFGGAFALGAGLAQGLRGLRAFRFSAADIAYLRSVLPSTTEEAFFDYLATLDTSEVTVSAVPEGSVVFARVPFLQVKGPLLVVQLLETTLLCLINYASLVATNASRFRLLAGPDVKLMEMGLRRAQGPDGALSASKYSYIGGFDCTSNVLAGKLYGIPVRGTIAHSFIMSFTTLEEVQPRELAPLAGGEAVDLPSLAESWLRQVCELLQTPLEKTNRGELAAFVAYAVTFPRDFQGLLDTYCVRRSGLPNFCAVALALHQLGYQAIGVRLDSGDLSQQSKEIRQVLRACGAHFQVPWFETIPIAVSNDISEQSLEKFIEELVEVNGSPCLKLTEDEEKMTIPGTKTVYRLYDAAGHPFMDLMALEEEPSPRAGQELEIRVLGRLAETCKVVASAVEPLHRTYFKDGQLCEPLPSLPEVRTHAQVSLSLLNPAHRRLHDPQPYPVAMTERLHQLLTKLQEASQ, from the exons ATGGCGGCGCTGACAGACCTGTACCAGCTCTCCATGGCCTGCGGGCACTGGCGCAGCGGCCGGGCCCGCCTGCCCGCCTCGGCTGAGCTCTTCTTCCGCCGCGGGCCCTTCGGCGGCGCCTTCGCGCTGGGCGCCGGCCTGGCGCAGGGGCTGCGCGGCCTCCGCGCCTTCCGCTTCTCGGCTGCCG ACATTGCCTACCTGCGCTCtgtcctgcccagcaccaccgaGGAGGCCTTCTTCGACTACCTGGCCACGCTGGACACCTCGGAGGTGACCGTCTCTGCTGTGCCTGAGGGCTCCGTCGTCTTTGCCAGG GTCCCATTCCTACAGGTGAAGGGGCCACTGCTGgtggtgcagctgctggagaccaccttgctgtgCCTGATCAACTATGCCAG cctAGTGGCCACCAATGCCTCCCGCTTCCGACTCCTTGCTGGTCCAGACGTGAAGCTGATGGAGATGGGGCTCCGTCGTGCCCAGGGGCCAGACGGCGCCCTCTCGGCCTCCAAGTACTCCTACATCGGGG GCTTTGACTGCACCAGCAACGTGCTGGCAGGGAAGCTGTACGGCATCCCGGTGCGCGGCACCATCGCCCACTCCTTCATCATGTCCTTCACCACGCTGGAGGAGGTGCAGCCCCGG GAGCTGGCGCCGCTGGCGGGAGGGGAAGCGGTGGACCTCCCCAGCTTGGCCGAGTCGTGGCTGCGGCAGGTGTGCGAGCTGCTCCAGACGCCCCTGGAGAAGACAAACCGGGGCGAGCTGGCCGCCTTCGTGGCCTACGCTGTCACCTTCCCACGAGActtccaggggctgctggaCACCTACTGTGTCAGGAG GAGTGGCTTGCCCAACTTCTGTGCTGTGGCACTGGCCCTGCACCAGCTGGGCTACCAGGCCATTGGCGTGCGGCTGGACAGCGGGGACCTGTCCCAGCAGTCCAAGGAGATCCGCCAGGTGCTGCGAGCCTGCGGCGCTCA CTTCCAGGTGCCCTGGTTTGAGACCATCCCCATTGCTGTCAGCAATGAcatcagtgagcagagcctggagaagttCATCGAGGAG CTGGTGGAGGTCAATGGCTCACCGTGCCTGAAGCTCacagaagatgaggagaagatgaCAATCCCAGGGACCAAGACTGTCTATCGGCTCTATGACGCTGCTG GTCACCCCTTCATGGACCTCATGGCCTTGGAGGAGGAGCcttcccccagggcagggcaagagCTGGAGATCCGTGTCCTGGGGCGGCTTGCTGAGACCTGCAAGGTTGTGGCCAGCGCCGTGGAGCCCCTCCATCGCACGTACTTCAAGGATGGTCAG ctgtgtgaaccactgcccagcctgccagaGGTGAGGACCCACGCTCAggtgtccctcagcctgctcaaCCCTGCCCACCGCCGGCTCCATGACCCTCAGCCCTACCCA GTGGCCATGACAGAGAggctccaccagctcctcacCAAGCTGCAGGAGGCCAGCCAGTGA
- the LOC104299404 gene encoding ubiquitin carboxyl-terminal hydrolase CYLD: MMLSSLLPSAGDGNCYYILTEDCTYGSKYFQAGNMCFCSERSYLRNFSSEGPPACFLRVVMLDDSSTVTVNIELLQPLREETAALLLAVGSHTERLNYFLERLSLEAALRAVPGQKVTVEVDRQRLPGVVRYVGSVCGKSSAALAPCFFGVELQGEGENRGRSDGSYHGTEYFKCKRNCGVFLPFSRIQFSPVVDDDYMKQKPKLDTEEEVPVKVGDAVSFYVDEVLTKGVAMAVYKEGTQWFVTVCPEEEGTTDIFRDIPMDSIMKESLQSLFPPLESSMGLGHPNQLKHEISESSAECPSGNPSLEVNSMVQITLDKGNQVSGIIRWLGYLPQIKHKMAGVELDEDKGVTDGEWLGQYYFQCAPKRGLFVKLQSCQPDVRFQWPRDSELSLVDYGGQEVLPQAPDTSPPLRNEAAVRVLRGRMKGIQGHCNSCYMDAALFSLFSCTSVVDSMLFKPFPLCDRNVQSILRDEIVTPLRTTGFVHAGSMMHLREQLTEKGQCSSFTNAEKDPEEFLTLIMHQLLGIEPLLRLQSGGQEQDCYCYQIFMDKQEDLVVPDVQQLVERSFLSSELKLVEIPSCFIIQMPRFGKEYKMFSKIIPSLELDITDLLLDSPRECCVCGDVATLECSECFKDKMFSATGLKQFCSSCSRQVHSHPRRASHQPGRLQVPEAFARGGGRQVPREKLELFAVLCIETSHYVSFVKYGPGSQHWMFFDSMADRHGDENGFNIPTVTLCPEVAKYLDLPLAVLALEQPRDMDGVAKRLFCDAYMYMYQSKKMALYK; the protein is encoded by the exons ATGATgctgagcagcctcctgccttccGCAGGAGATGGGAACTGCTACTACATCCTGACAGAGGACTGCACCTACGGCAGCAAGTACTTCCAAGCCGGCAACATGTGCTTCTGCAGCGAGAGGAGCTACCTGCGCAACTTCTCCAGCGAGGGGCCGCCGGCCTGCTTCCTGAGGGTGGTCATGCTGGACGACAGCTCCACCGTCACCGTCAACATCGAGCTCCTGCAGCCGCTGCGCGAGGAGAccgctgccctcctgctggccGTCGGCAGCCACACCGAGCGCCTCAACTACTtcctggagaggctgagcctgGAAGCGGCGCTGCGCGCGGTGCCGGGTCAGAAAGTGACGGTGGAGGTGGACCGGCAGCGCCTGCCCGGGGTCGTCCGCTACGTCGGCAGCGTCTGCGGGAAGAGCTCCGCCGCGCTGGCGCCGTGCTTCTTCGGGGTGGAGCTGCAG GGTGAGGGTGAAAACAGAGGACGTAGCGACGGATCGTACCACGGCACCGAGTATTTCAAGTGCAAGAGGAACTGTGGGGTTTTCCTACCCTTCAGCAGAATCCAGTTTAGTCCTGTGGTGGATGATGACTACATGAAACAGaaaccaaaactggacacagaggaggaggTTCCTGTGAAAGTGGGAGATGCAGTTAGCTTCTATGTGGATGAGGTCCTCACCAAAGGAGTAGCCATGGCAGTTTACAAGGAGGGAACCCAATGGTTCGTTACAGTCTGCCCG gaagaagaaggaacaaCAGACATCTTCCGGGACATCCCCATGGACTCCATCATGAAGGAAAGCTTGCAAA GTTTATTTCCACCACTGGAGTCCAGCATGGGCTTGGGACACCCAAACCAATTGAAACATGAGATAAGCGAGAGCAGTGCGGAGTGTCCAAGTGGgaatccatccctggaggtcaaCTCCATGGTCCAGATCACCTTGGATAAGGGAAACCAGGTGTCGGGAATCATCCGCTGGTTGGGCTACCTGCCTCAGATTAAGCACAAAATGGCAGGAGTGGAACTG GATGAAGATAAGGGGGTGACTGATGGTGAGTGGCTGGGCCAGTACTACTTCCAGTGCGCTCCAAAGCGTGGCCTCTTCGTGAAGCTCCAGTCCTGCCAGCCTGACGTCCGCTTCCAGTGGCCGCGTGACAGCGAGCTGAGCCTGGTGGATTACG GAGGCCAAGAGGttcttccccaggctccagACACTTCTCCTCCTCTGAGGAACGAGGCAGCAGTACGTGTCCTGCGGGGGCGGATGAAGGGGATCCAGGGCCACTGTAATTCCTGCTACATGGATGCAGCTCTCTTCAG cctcttctcctgtaCATCCGTGGTGGACTCCATGCTCTTCAAGCCCTTCCCACTGTGTGACCGCAACGTGCAGAGCATCCTGCGGGATGAGATCGTCACCCCGCTGCGGAC GACTGGCTTTGTCCACGCTGGCAGCATGAtgcacctcagggagcagctgacAGAGAAGGGGCAATGCTCCAGCTTCACCAATGCTGAGAAAG ATCCTGAGGAGTTCCTCACTCTCATAATGCACCAGCTCCTAGGAATAGAACCACTCCTGAGACTCCA GTCAGGAGGCCAGGAGCAGGACTGTTACTGTTACCAGATCTTTATGGACAAACAGGAGGATCTGGTGGTGCCTGATGTGCAGCAGTTAGTGGAAcgttccttcctctcctccgaGCTGAAGCTAGTGGAG ATCCCATCTTGCTTCATTATCCAGATGCCACGTTTTGGGAAGGAGTACAAGATGTTCAGCAAAATcattccttccctggagctggaCATAACAGATCTGCTGCTTGACA GTCCCAGGGAGTGCTGCGTGTGCGGAGATGTTGCCACCCTGGAGTGTTCAGAGTGTTTCAAGGACAAGATGTTCTCAGCTACAGGCCTGAAGcagttctgcagctcctgctccagacAG GTTCACTCGCACCCGCGCCGCGCCTCGCACCAGCCCGGGCGGCTGCAGGTGCCGGAGGCGTTCGCGCGCGGCGGCGGCCGGCAGGTGCCTCGCGAGAAGCTGGAGCTCTTCGCCGTGCTCTGCATCGAGACCAGCCACTACGTCTCCTTCGTCAAGTACGGCCCCGGCAGCCAGCACTGGATGTTCTTCGACAGCATGGCCGACAGGCACG GTGATGAAAATGGCTTCAACATTcccactgtgactctctgcccTGAAGTGGCCAAGTACCTGGACTTGCCTCTGGCCGTGCTGGCCCTGGAGCAACCTCGGGACATGGATGGAGTGGCCAAGCGCCTCTTCTGCGACGCCTACATGTACATGTACCAGAGCAAGAAGATGGCCCTGTACAAGTga